The nucleotide sequence caaatgacaatgtggataatgttcaaatactactctaaagaataactagggcttatccaactttggggtgaacgtggtcatgggatcctaatgttagagttagtaaaatcgtttaactcgagtagaagagagttcagagtcccagagtaaggatagaggagtaaaagatcctaataccacccagatggcgacgtgggcctgtaaggcacacatccatgttagtaaaagtttttgtaatgtatagactcgacttcagccaaggagtgtggaagggggattcctacaggtagtcggctctgataccaacttgtgacgcccccgatttgatctacactaatcatacacgcaaacgtgtacgatcaagatcaggaattcacgggaagatatcacaacacaactctacaaataaaaataagtcatacaagcatcatattacaagccaggagcctcgagggctcgaatacaagagctcgatcatagacgagtcagcggaagcaacaatatctgagtatagacataagttaaacaagtttgccttaagaaggctagcacaaactgggatacagatcgaaagaggcgcatgcctcctgcctgggatcctcctaaactactcctggtcgtcgtcagcgggctgcacgtagtagtaggcacctcccgagtagtagtagtcgtcatcgacagtggcgtctggctcctgggctccaacgtccgttcgcagcaatcgggtatagaaagggggaaaagagggagcaaagcaaccgcgaatactcatccaaagtactcgcaagcaaggagctacactacatatgtatgcattggtatcaaatggattaagggtatcatatgtgggctaaactgcagaatgccggaataagagggggatagctagtcctttcgaagactacgcttctggtaacctccatcttgcagcaggagaagagagtagatggtccTTCCCaaagtagcattgcatagcataatcctaaacgatgatcctcccctcgtcgccctgtgagagagcgatcaccggttgtatctggcacttggaagggtgtgttttattgactatccggttctagttgtcataaggtcacacttttctgggtcatgcccggcctcggaggatcaacacgttgcagccctacctaggcacaacagagaggttggcacgccggtctaaatcctatggcgcaggggtctgggcccatcgcccattgcacacctgcacgtcgcgagggcggccggaagcagacctagcctagcaggtgttccagtccaatccggcatgcgccgctcagtcgctgacgtcacgaaggcttcagctgataccacgatgtcgagtgcccataactgtccccgcgtagatggttagtgcgtataggccagtggccagactcagatcaaataccaagatctcgttaaacgtgttatcttgaaataaccgcgaatgccgaccagggccaggcccacctctctcctaggtggtctcaacctgccctgtcgctccgccacaaagatccacttagagggccgtcgggacaaacgtcctttcggacccaatccgtgaatcactcgcgggtactcctacgagccgacccgtctttagtcaccacaagtatcatatattatgtatataagtatatacccgtgaccacctcccgagtgatcacggcccggtagtatagcatggcagacagacaagaatgtagggccactgatgataaacaagcatcctatactaagcattaggattgcaggtaaaggtaacaacagtagtaggaaggacatgctatgcatcaggataggattaacggaaagcagtaacatgctacactactctaatgcaagcagtatagaggagagtaggcgatagctggtgatcaagggggggggcttgcctggttgctctgacaagagagaggggtcgtcaacaccgtagtcgtactgggtagcagcggcgtcggtctcggtgggGGAGATATTTCGGGGAGAGTGGGGCTTGTCGGTGGGGGTCTGGGTAGTGGGGGGTTAAGGAGTGAGGGGGGCGGCCTGGGCCTGGCCTGGTTGGCCCttgttgggccggtggcctgctgggttttcccttttttctgttagtttgttttctcttttgtattttctttcctttatttcttttccttttctgttttatttaatttagggtATTTAGGTACTTTAAAAAATtatgtcttctacaccataattacatATACAATTTATAGCAtcacccgaacatttttgttttaacttttgaaaatttcattatttaactttattttaaatttgaatttgactcggttttaaactaacggtagattagcaacagtagcCGTGGTGACGTGACACCATTAGCGTGGATTTACTGTAGTTTGATTACCCGGGGGTTAcattattgaccacgtcggagcacgatcaacctgaccacgaaggtctatttcctacaagcaaacaaagaacaagtaaCGAaataagattgcaatatggataatgcgaatataagatgaaagctttattgatcaaggtggggttctgtgacgtcttggtctggtcgttgaacacaaacgaagtacgcaaagttgcagcgttggcgaacttttaatataaacaaaacccaaagtctaaacgatgccctaagggctgtatatatggaggagagagggggggattttgtggcccttggaggaggggtccgaaatcaaccccaactcttgtttccccacacatacagactctaaaaacagcctataatcaagtatttcgaaattacatgggcctggcccaaaaataaggtgacgcagcacctaggatagcctctggacgatattcatgaagtggcatcttgtatatttcgtccaaggcttcatgcactcattatggtggcttcaaagtcctgaaatcatcacttgtaactccgttcttgttcctcttgcgcacgccatcatctccatgcttgaacttgctccaaggttcatctttcttgtccaagctaggcccttcatttgtaagcaaaacaaatgtatccaatttaggcagcatcatattctcatgaacattagaatcgttaacaagaaatgaaagtacctggtaatttaattggcgtgcgcgagctctattaattggtccagtatgtatagcagcaggggctatgggtgtaacaatggtattgatgtccttatcAGACTCATGCCGCAGGGCATCCAGATGGAGGAGATGCCgacgaataagaagaagaagagaccgGCGGTTGTCGTCTCTTCTTGCGAGAGCGACGAGGCGGCGATGGCTCGGTTTGGTCGGGAGCGTCCCAAGTACGTTCAGGCCGAGCAGGAGTTCTACTGGAAACGTGAtgtcgagaagaagaagaagaaggaggtgaAGAAGGAGGACGAGGCCGCCCCCTCGACGACGATCCCAGcgagtcatcgtcggaggaggaCGAGAAGTTCTGGGGGCTCTCGGATGACTCCAAAGAGTTGTAGATGCCCTCGGACAACGAGTAGTTTTGCTAGTTTAAATTTATGCATTTACATTTGAACTATGTTGAAATGAAATAGTAGTTGGTCGTTTTTGAAATTTTACATCTTTATTTTGGACCATTTGTTGGAGTTGTTCTTTTACATTTCTGTTTTGGATCATCTGTTAGAGTTAAGCTTTTTTTAAAGATGTAAAAAATCACTTTTTAATTTTAAATTTTTACATTACCGGTTTGGAGCATGAAAATATACAttatctattgaagatgctctaattGACACATGGGTTCATTACCAGTTAGGAGCATCAAAATATACATCATCTATTCAGGATGCTCTAATTGACGCATGGGTCCGACATGCCAACTAGTCCACGCGCATACTTCTGTATTATCTGGTCCCACCTTCCAGCCACTCCACGCGAGTTGCCCCGAGCCCCCCCGACCACCCCCTGTTTCTTCTGGTAGCAATACCAACAATTCCTTTTCCCCTGTCCTGCCCAACTCGGCAACTTCCCTTTCTCCCACAACCCCAGCTCCTCCAGATCTCGATGCGGCGCAAGCTCGCCGGCGACGCGCCAGCGTCGGCTTCGGCCGGCGGCGGCTCAGTCCCGTCCGAAGCAGACCTGGCGCAGCTCTCCACCGCCATCTCGGCGGGGGAGGACCTGGGCCCGTTTGTCCGGCGTGCGTTCGCCTGCGGGCGGCCGGAGCCGCTTCTATCCTCGCTCCGCGCCGTCGCGCGGGACCGCGAGTCCGAGATCGAGGAGCTCTGTCGCGCGCACTTCCACGACTTCATCCGCGCCGTCGACGACCTCCGCTCTCTCCTCGCCGACGCCGAGGTGCTCAAGGGCTCCCTCTCCGCCTCCCACTCCGCACTCCTGTCATCTTCAGCGCCGCTGCTTGCCTCGCTCGAGTCGTTCCTTGCCGCGCGAGCTCTCGCCGGGAACCTCTCATCCGCTCTCGCCTCCTCCCACCGCTGCGTCCGCCTGCTCGCGCTCGCCGCTCGGGCTAATGACCACCTCCAGGCCGGCAACCACAGTCTCTACCTCGCCCTCCGCGCCGTCGATGCCATTGATCTCAACCTTGCCTCTGGCCCCGACCCGCTGCCTCTTCCTGCCCTTCGCCGCATGCTGCTCAGCCTCGTACCCGCGGTGCGCGTCCACGCTGAGCGCGAGATCTCCAGGGAGTTCGCCGACTGGATGGTCAGCATCCGGGCTGCTTCGCGGCACCTTGGACAGGTGGCCATTGGCCGCTCAGCTGCGGCAAGGCAGCGCCAGGAGGAGCTCCGCTCCAAGCACCGCCCGCTGGAGGAGTCCATCACCCTGGACGATGACGGAGCTGGTGACCTCGACGACTTCGCTGCAGCCACGGCGACGTCTGATGGGTCGGATGGTGCCGCTGCAGCATCGTTTGACCTCACACAGCTCTACCGTGCCATGCACATACACCAGACACTGGCGCTTGGGGAACGATTCAAGAAGTACTACCTGGAGAACAGGAAGCTCCAGTTAACATCCGACTTTGATGTGATTGCGGCAACACCATTCCTCGAGTCTCATCAGGTGTTCTTCGCGCAGATTGCTGGATTTTTTATTGTCGAGGACCGTGTGTTTCGAACAGGGGGTGGACTTACATCCCGGGTGGATGTAGATGCATTGTGGGAGGCTGCAGTAGGAAAGATGATCTCCGTGCTGGAAGATAACTTCTCTAGGATGCAGACAGCAAACCACCTGCTTCTCATAACTGATTATGCTGCCTTGCTTGCTGCCACAATGAGGAGATATAGTTATCCAGTTGGGATGCTACTCGACGTGCTGGCTAAGCATC is from Triticum aestivum cultivar Chinese Spring chromosome 3A, IWGSC CS RefSeq v2.1, whole genome shotgun sequence and encodes:
- the LOC123061254 gene encoding exocyst complex component SEC15B codes for the protein MRRKLAGDAPASASAGGGSVPSEADLAQLSTAISAGEDLGPFVRRAFACGRPEPLLSSLRAVARDRESEIEELCRAHFHDFIRAVDDLRSLLADAEVLKGSLSASHSALLSSSAPLLASLESFLAARALAGNLSSALASSHRCVRLLALAARANDHLQAGNHSLYLALRAVDAIDLNLASGPDPLPLPALRRMLLSLVPAVRVHAEREISREFADWMVSIRAASRHLGQVAIGRSAAARQRQEELRSKHRPLEESITLDDDGAGDLDDFAAATATSDGSDGAAAASFDLTQLYRAMHIHQTLALGERFKKYYLENRKLQLTSDFDVIAATPFLESHQVFFAQIAGFFIVEDRVFRTGGGLTSRVDVDALWEAAVGKMISVLEDNFSRMQTANHLLLITDYAALLAATMRRYSYPVGMLLDVLAKHRDKYHDLLLADCRRQVAEALAADKFDQMLMRKEYEYSMNVLAFGIQSSDITPAFPYVAPFSCTVPDICRIVRSFIEDSVSFMAHGGGGDTYAAVKKYLGRILSEVVNASIQKLVDSGSGLSVSQAMQVAANMSIMERACEFFTRHAAQLCGVPLRAVERGRRDFPLRKSRDAAEALLLRLLCSKVDEFMRQSDGVNWIADDPPAGGNEYANEVTIYLETLTSTAQQILPLPVLRRVLVAVLVHISERIIALFLNDSVKRFSASAVIGIDTDLKMFESFADNMSSLFLDSHQDSAASEMKSALVEPRQLVNLLMSNSPENFLNPVIREKSYNKLDYKKVAIISEKFRDTSESYFSTFGTRGARQNPKKKSLDTLIKRLREAS